A window from Urocitellus parryii isolate mUroPar1 chromosome 1, mUroPar1.hap1, whole genome shotgun sequence encodes these proteins:
- the LOC144254605 gene encoding protein RoBo-1-like, producing MVTSVQASTLRSLSTLCIFVALVFSTVESYTCTKCTGNTCQSKPETCEAPQGCFNNKQQFSPPGISPIITQDKGCSSRACTPLSFSATLRCCTGEQCNKADIQLSPVSKKENGIVCPACFSDNGTICTPQPLKCTGTETKCVKVTGKGVFNGVSSLTMSAMGCATESACNLKDINVIQTPTNIWTYCENPISASSQLTPIISSTLTSLLLLKVLL from the exons ATGGTGACCAGTGTCCAGGCCTCCACCCTGAGGAGTCTCTCCACTCTGTGCATCTTCGTGGCCCTGGTTTTCAGCACCGTGG AGAGTTACACGTGTACGAAATGCACTGGGAACACATGTCAGTCTAAACCTGAGACCTGTGAGGCCCCTCAGGGCTGCTTCAATAACAAGCAACAGTTTAGCCCACCAG GTATTTCACCAATAATTACACAGGATAAAGGCTGCTCTTCACGTGCGTGCACTCCCCTGTCCTTCTCTGCCACCCTGAGG TGCTGCACGGGCGAGCAGTGTAACAAAGCTGACATCCAAC TGTCTCCAGTgtccaagaaagaaaatggcattgTATGTCCTGCCTGCTTCTCTGACAATGGCACGATCTGTACCCCACAGCCCCTCAAGTGCACAGGGACAGAGACAAAGTGTGTCAAGGTTACAGGCAAAG GAGTGTTTAATGGTGTTTCTTCTTTAACGATGTCTGCTATGGGTTGTGCAACTGAAAGTGCTTGCAACTTGAAAGACATAAATGTAATACAAACTCCTACAAACATTTGGACCTACTGTGAAAACCCCATCAGTGCGAGCTCCCAGCTGACACCCATCATCTCGTCCACTCTGACTAGTCTCCTCCTGCTCAAAGTCTTGCTTTGA